In Nycticebus coucang isolate mNycCou1 chromosome 9, mNycCou1.pri, whole genome shotgun sequence, the following are encoded in one genomic region:
- the LOC128594912 gene encoding cytochrome c oxidase subunit 8C, mitochondrial has product MPSLPWICPVLSHRRRVALICLQSRRRLTHSEPPHRRAVSGPEMVVGFVVIFTTFLTPGAYVLSNLSQFRRE; this is encoded by the exons ATGCCTAGCCTGCCTTGGATCTGTCCGGTCCTCAGCCACCGCCGCCGCGTGGCCCTGATTTGCCTGCAGTCTCGCCGCCGCCTTACCCACTCGGAGCCCCCGCATCGGCGGGCTGTGTCCGGCCCG GAAATGGTGGTTGGATTTGTTGTGATTTTTACGACCTTCTTAACACCGGGTGCCTATGTATTAAGCAATCTGAGCCAGTTCAGAAGAGAGTAA